The Kogia breviceps isolate mKogBre1 chromosome 4, mKogBre1 haplotype 1, whole genome shotgun sequence genome window below encodes:
- the PLPPR2 gene encoding phospholipid phosphatase-related protein type 2 isoform X5: MAGGRPQLKRSFSIIPCFVFVESVLLGIVVLLAYRLEFTDTFPVHTQGFFCYDSTYAKPYPGPEAASRAPPALIYALVTAGPTLTILLGELARAFFPAPPSAIPVIGESTIVSGACCRFSPPLRRLVRFLGVYSFGLFTTTIFANAGQVVTGNPTPHFLSVCRPNYTALGCLPPSPDRPGPDRFVTDKGACAGSPSLVAAARRAFPCKDAALCAYAVAYTAMYVTLVFRVKGSRLVKPSLCLALLCPAFLVGVVRVAEYRNHWSDVLAGFLTGAAIATFLVTCVVHNFQSRPRSGRRLSPWEDLGQTPTTDSRLEKLSVAQEPEACRPHSTPARLTPSKPQNCAHRGHLIPSCVSSRAPAMCSSPRVPRPRLRSEPTPLPLPLPLPLPAPTPSQGPSPSSPGLGGLGGGGGRGRKLLLPTPLLRDLYTLSGLYPSPFHRDNFSPYLFASRDHLL, from the exons ATGGCGGGAGGGAGACCTCAGCTGAAGAGGAGTTTCTCCATCATTCCCTGCTTTGTCTTTGTGGAG TCGGTGCTGCTGGGCATCGTGGTCCTGCTTGCTTACCGCCTGGAGTTCACGGACACCTTCCCCGTGCACACCCAGGGCTTCTTCTGCTATGACAGTACCTATGCCAAGCCCTACCCAGGGCCTGAGGCTGCCAGCAGAGCACCCCCGGCCCTCATCTACGCCCTGGTCACCGCTGGGCCCACCCTCACG ATCCTGCTTGGGGAGCTGGCACGTGCCTTTTTCCCTGCACCACCGTCAGCCATCCCAGTCATTGGGGAGAGCACCATTGTGTCCGGGGCCTGCTGCCGCTTCAGCCCCCCGCTGCGGAGGCTGGTTCGCTTCCTGG GGGTCTACTCTTTCGGCCTCTTCACCACGACCATCTTCGCCAACGCAGGGCAGGTGGTGACCGGCAACCCGACGCCGCACTTCCTGTCCGTGTGCCGCCCCAACTACACGGCCCTGGGCTGCCTGCCACCCTCACCGGACCGGCCAGGGCCCGACCGTTTCGTCACTGACAAGGGTGCCTGTGCTGGCAGCCCCAGCCTTGTGGCCGCTGCGCGCCGCGCTTTTCCCTGCAAGGACGCTGCCCTTTGCGCCTACGCCGTCGCCTACACAGCG ATGTACGTGACGCTCGTGTTCCGCGTGAAGGGCTCCCGCCTGGTCAAACCCTCACTCTGCCTGGCCCTGCTGTGCCCCGCCTTCCTGGTGGGCGTGGTCCGCGTGGCTGAGTACCGCAACCACTGGTCTGACGTGCTGGCCGGCTTCCTGACAGGGGCGGCGATCGCCACCTTTCTG GTCACCTGTGTCGTGCACAACTTCCAGAGCCGGCCACGCTCTGGCCGAAGGCTCTCCCCTTGGGAGGACCTGGGCCAAACCCCCACCACGGACAGCCGCCTCGAAAAGTTAAGTGTGGCCCAG GAACCCGAGGCCTGCAGGCCGCATTCGACACCGGCACGGCTCACCCCATCCA AGCCGCAGAACTGCGCCCACCGTGGCCACCTGATCCCCAGCTGCGTGTCCTCCAGGGCTCCAGCCATGTGTTCGTCACCCCGTGTGCCCCGCCCTCGGTTGAGGTCTGAGCCAACGCCCttgcctctgcccctgcccctgcccctgcccgcaCCAACCCCCAGCCAGGGCCCCTCGCCCTCCTCCCCTGGGCTTGGGGGGCTGGGCGGGGGTGGTGGCCGTGGCCGGAAGCTGCTGCTGCCCACACCCCTGCTGCGGGACCTGTACACCCTTAGTGGACTctacccctcccccttccaccGGGACAACTTCAGCCCTTACCTGTTTGCCAGCCGTGACCACCTGCTGTGA
- the PLPPR2 gene encoding phospholipid phosphatase-related protein type 2 isoform X4, whose protein sequence is MGVTIPALLAARSGCPAFTMAGGRPQLKRSFSIIPCFVFVESVLLGIVVLLAYRLEFTDTFPVHTQGFFCYDSTYAKPYPGPEAASRAPPALIYALVTAGPTLTILLGELARAFFPAPPSAIPVIGESTIVSGACCRFSPPLRRLVRFLGQVVTGNPTPHFLSVCRPNYTALGCLPPSPDRPGPDRFVTDKGACAGSPSLVAAARRAFPCKDAALCAYAVAYTAMYVTLVFRVKGSRLVKPSLCLALLCPAFLVGVVRVAEYRNHWSDVLAGFLTGAAIATFLVTCVVHNFQSRPRSGRRLSPWEDLGQTPTTDSRLEKLSVAQEPEACRPHSTPARLTPSKPQNCAHRGHLIPSCVSSRAPAMCSSPRVPRPRLRSEPTPLPLPLPLPLPAPTPSQGPSPSSPGLGGLGGGGGRGRKLLLPTPLLRDLYTLSGLYPSPFHRDNFSPYLFASRDHLL, encoded by the exons ATGGGGGTGACCATCCCTGCCCTGCTGGCCGCCAGGAGTGGCT gCCCGGCCTTCACCATGGCGGGAGGGAGACCTCAGCTGAAGAGGAGTTTCTCCATCATTCCCTGCTTTGTCTTTGTGGAG TCGGTGCTGCTGGGCATCGTGGTCCTGCTTGCTTACCGCCTGGAGTTCACGGACACCTTCCCCGTGCACACCCAGGGCTTCTTCTGCTATGACAGTACCTATGCCAAGCCCTACCCAGGGCCTGAGGCTGCCAGCAGAGCACCCCCGGCCCTCATCTACGCCCTGGTCACCGCTGGGCCCACCCTCACG ATCCTGCTTGGGGAGCTGGCACGTGCCTTTTTCCCTGCACCACCGTCAGCCATCCCAGTCATTGGGGAGAGCACCATTGTGTCCGGGGCCTGCTGCCGCTTCAGCCCCCCGCTGCGGAGGCTGGTTCGCTTCCTGG GGCAGGTGGTGACCGGCAACCCGACGCCGCACTTCCTGTCCGTGTGCCGCCCCAACTACACGGCCCTGGGCTGCCTGCCACCCTCACCGGACCGGCCAGGGCCCGACCGTTTCGTCACTGACAAGGGTGCCTGTGCTGGCAGCCCCAGCCTTGTGGCCGCTGCGCGCCGCGCTTTTCCCTGCAAGGACGCTGCCCTTTGCGCCTACGCCGTCGCCTACACAGCG ATGTACGTGACGCTCGTGTTCCGCGTGAAGGGCTCCCGCCTGGTCAAACCCTCACTCTGCCTGGCCCTGCTGTGCCCCGCCTTCCTGGTGGGCGTGGTCCGCGTGGCTGAGTACCGCAACCACTGGTCTGACGTGCTGGCCGGCTTCCTGACAGGGGCGGCGATCGCCACCTTTCTG GTCACCTGTGTCGTGCACAACTTCCAGAGCCGGCCACGCTCTGGCCGAAGGCTCTCCCCTTGGGAGGACCTGGGCCAAACCCCCACCACGGACAGCCGCCTCGAAAAGTTAAGTGTGGCCCAG GAACCCGAGGCCTGCAGGCCGCATTCGACACCGGCACGGCTCACCCCATCCA AGCCGCAGAACTGCGCCCACCGTGGCCACCTGATCCCCAGCTGCGTGTCCTCCAGGGCTCCAGCCATGTGTTCGTCACCCCGTGTGCCCCGCCCTCGGTTGAGGTCTGAGCCAACGCCCttgcctctgcccctgcccctgcccctgcccgcaCCAACCCCCAGCCAGGGCCCCTCGCCCTCCTCCCCTGGGCTTGGGGGGCTGGGCGGGGGTGGTGGCCGTGGCCGGAAGCTGCTGCTGCCCACACCCCTGCTGCGGGACCTGTACACCCTTAGTGGACTctacccctcccccttccaccGGGACAACTTCAGCCCTTACCTGTTTGCCAGCCGTGACCACCTGCTGTGA
- the PLPPR2 gene encoding phospholipid phosphatase-related protein type 2 isoform X2, translating to MGVTIPALLAARSGCPAFTMAGGRPQLKRSFSIIPCFVFVESVLLGIVVLLAYRLEFTDTFPVHTQGFFCYDSTYAKPYPGPEAASRAPPALIYALVTAGPTLTILLGELARAFFPAPPSAIPVIGESTIVSGACCRFSPPLRRLVRFLGQVVTGNPTPHFLSVCRPNYTALGCLPPSPDRPGPDRFVTDKGACAGSPSLVAAARRAFPCKDAALCAYAVAYTAMYVTLVFRVKGSRLVKPSLCLALLCPAFLVGVVRVAEYRNHWSDVLAGFLTGAAIATFLVTCVVHNFQSRPRSGRRLSPWEDLGQTPTTDSRLEKLSVAQPLPSASLSQEPEACRPHSTPARLTPSKPQNCAHRGHLIPSCVSSRAPAMCSSPRVPRPRLRSEPTPLPLPLPLPLPAPTPSQGPSPSSPGLGGLGGGGGRGRKLLLPTPLLRDLYTLSGLYPSPFHRDNFSPYLFASRDHLL from the exons ATGGGGGTGACCATCCCTGCCCTGCTGGCCGCCAGGAGTGGCT gCCCGGCCTTCACCATGGCGGGAGGGAGACCTCAGCTGAAGAGGAGTTTCTCCATCATTCCCTGCTTTGTCTTTGTGGAG TCGGTGCTGCTGGGCATCGTGGTCCTGCTTGCTTACCGCCTGGAGTTCACGGACACCTTCCCCGTGCACACCCAGGGCTTCTTCTGCTATGACAGTACCTATGCCAAGCCCTACCCAGGGCCTGAGGCTGCCAGCAGAGCACCCCCGGCCCTCATCTACGCCCTGGTCACCGCTGGGCCCACCCTCACG ATCCTGCTTGGGGAGCTGGCACGTGCCTTTTTCCCTGCACCACCGTCAGCCATCCCAGTCATTGGGGAGAGCACCATTGTGTCCGGGGCCTGCTGCCGCTTCAGCCCCCCGCTGCGGAGGCTGGTTCGCTTCCTGG GGCAGGTGGTGACCGGCAACCCGACGCCGCACTTCCTGTCCGTGTGCCGCCCCAACTACACGGCCCTGGGCTGCCTGCCACCCTCACCGGACCGGCCAGGGCCCGACCGTTTCGTCACTGACAAGGGTGCCTGTGCTGGCAGCCCCAGCCTTGTGGCCGCTGCGCGCCGCGCTTTTCCCTGCAAGGACGCTGCCCTTTGCGCCTACGCCGTCGCCTACACAGCG ATGTACGTGACGCTCGTGTTCCGCGTGAAGGGCTCCCGCCTGGTCAAACCCTCACTCTGCCTGGCCCTGCTGTGCCCCGCCTTCCTGGTGGGCGTGGTCCGCGTGGCTGAGTACCGCAACCACTGGTCTGACGTGCTGGCCGGCTTCCTGACAGGGGCGGCGATCGCCACCTTTCTG GTCACCTGTGTCGTGCACAACTTCCAGAGCCGGCCACGCTCTGGCCGAAGGCTCTCCCCTTGGGAGGACCTGGGCCAAACCCCCACCACGGACAGCCGCCTCGAAAAGTTAAGTGTGGCCCAG CCCCTTCCCTCTGCCTCTTTGTCTCAGGAACCCGAGGCCTGCAGGCCGCATTCGACACCGGCACGGCTCACCCCATCCA AGCCGCAGAACTGCGCCCACCGTGGCCACCTGATCCCCAGCTGCGTGTCCTCCAGGGCTCCAGCCATGTGTTCGTCACCCCGTGTGCCCCGCCCTCGGTTGAGGTCTGAGCCAACGCCCttgcctctgcccctgcccctgcccctgcccgcaCCAACCCCCAGCCAGGGCCCCTCGCCCTCCTCCCCTGGGCTTGGGGGGCTGGGCGGGGGTGGTGGCCGTGGCCGGAAGCTGCTGCTGCCCACACCCCTGCTGCGGGACCTGTACACCCTTAGTGGACTctacccctcccccttccaccGGGACAACTTCAGCCCTTACCTGTTTGCCAGCCGTGACCACCTGCTGTGA
- the PLPPR2 gene encoding phospholipid phosphatase-related protein type 2 isoform X6 — protein sequence MAGGRPQLKRSFSIIPCFVFVESVLLGIVVLLAYRLEFTDTFPVHTQGFFCYDSTYAKPYPGPEAASRAPPALIYALVTAGPTLTILLGELARAFFPAPPSAIPVIGESTIVSGACCRFSPPLRRLVRFLGQVVTGNPTPHFLSVCRPNYTALGCLPPSPDRPGPDRFVTDKGACAGSPSLVAAARRAFPCKDAALCAYAVAYTAMYVTLVFRVKGSRLVKPSLCLALLCPAFLVGVVRVAEYRNHWSDVLAGFLTGAAIATFLVTCVVHNFQSRPRSGRRLSPWEDLGQTPTTDSRLEKLSVAQEPEACRPHSTPARLTPSKPQNCAHRGHLIPSCVSSRAPAMCSSPRVPRPRLRSEPTPLPLPLPLPLPAPTPSQGPSPSSPGLGGLGGGGGRGRKLLLPTPLLRDLYTLSGLYPSPFHRDNFSPYLFASRDHLL from the exons ATGGCGGGAGGGAGACCTCAGCTGAAGAGGAGTTTCTCCATCATTCCCTGCTTTGTCTTTGTGGAG TCGGTGCTGCTGGGCATCGTGGTCCTGCTTGCTTACCGCCTGGAGTTCACGGACACCTTCCCCGTGCACACCCAGGGCTTCTTCTGCTATGACAGTACCTATGCCAAGCCCTACCCAGGGCCTGAGGCTGCCAGCAGAGCACCCCCGGCCCTCATCTACGCCCTGGTCACCGCTGGGCCCACCCTCACG ATCCTGCTTGGGGAGCTGGCACGTGCCTTTTTCCCTGCACCACCGTCAGCCATCCCAGTCATTGGGGAGAGCACCATTGTGTCCGGGGCCTGCTGCCGCTTCAGCCCCCCGCTGCGGAGGCTGGTTCGCTTCCTGG GGCAGGTGGTGACCGGCAACCCGACGCCGCACTTCCTGTCCGTGTGCCGCCCCAACTACACGGCCCTGGGCTGCCTGCCACCCTCACCGGACCGGCCAGGGCCCGACCGTTTCGTCACTGACAAGGGTGCCTGTGCTGGCAGCCCCAGCCTTGTGGCCGCTGCGCGCCGCGCTTTTCCCTGCAAGGACGCTGCCCTTTGCGCCTACGCCGTCGCCTACACAGCG ATGTACGTGACGCTCGTGTTCCGCGTGAAGGGCTCCCGCCTGGTCAAACCCTCACTCTGCCTGGCCCTGCTGTGCCCCGCCTTCCTGGTGGGCGTGGTCCGCGTGGCTGAGTACCGCAACCACTGGTCTGACGTGCTGGCCGGCTTCCTGACAGGGGCGGCGATCGCCACCTTTCTG GTCACCTGTGTCGTGCACAACTTCCAGAGCCGGCCACGCTCTGGCCGAAGGCTCTCCCCTTGGGAGGACCTGGGCCAAACCCCCACCACGGACAGCCGCCTCGAAAAGTTAAGTGTGGCCCAG GAACCCGAGGCCTGCAGGCCGCATTCGACACCGGCACGGCTCACCCCATCCA AGCCGCAGAACTGCGCCCACCGTGGCCACCTGATCCCCAGCTGCGTGTCCTCCAGGGCTCCAGCCATGTGTTCGTCACCCCGTGTGCCCCGCCCTCGGTTGAGGTCTGAGCCAACGCCCttgcctctgcccctgcccctgcccctgcccgcaCCAACCCCCAGCCAGGGCCCCTCGCCCTCCTCCCCTGGGCTTGGGGGGCTGGGCGGGGGTGGTGGCCGTGGCCGGAAGCTGCTGCTGCCCACACCCCTGCTGCGGGACCTGTACACCCTTAGTGGACTctacccctcccccttccaccGGGACAACTTCAGCCCTTACCTGTTTGCCAGCCGTGACCACCTGCTGTGA
- the PLPPR2 gene encoding phospholipid phosphatase-related protein type 2 isoform X10 produces the protein MGVTIPALLAARSGCPAFTMAGGRPQLKRSFSIIPCFVFVESVLLGIVVLLAYRLEFTDTFPVHTQGFFCYDSTYAKPYPGPEAASRAPPALIYALVTAGPTLTILLGELARAFFPAPPSAIPVIGESTIVSGACCRFSPPLRRLVRFLGVYSFGLFTTTIFANAGQVVTGNPTPHFLSVCRPNYTALGCLPPSPDRPGPDRFVTDKGACAGSPSLVAAARRAFPCKDAALCAYAVAYTAMYVTLVFRVKGSRLVKPSLCLALLCPAFLVGVVRVAEYRNHWSDVLAGFLTGAAIATFLVTCVVHNFQSRPRSGRRLSPWEDLGQTPTTDSRLEKLSVAQPLPSASLSQEPEACRPHSTPARLTPSKPQNCAHRGHLIPSCVSSRAPAMCSSPRVPRPRLRSEPTPLPLPLPLPLPAPTPSQGPSPSSPGLGGLGGGGGRGRKLLLPTPLLRDLYTLSGLYPSPFHRDNFSPYLFASRDHLL, from the exons ATGGGGGTGACCATCCCTGCCCTGCTGGCCGCCAGGAGTGGCT gCCCGGCCTTCACCATGGCGGGAGGGAGACCTCAGCTGAAGAGGAGTTTCTCCATCATTCCCTGCTTTGTCTTTGTGGAG TCGGTGCTGCTGGGCATCGTGGTCCTGCTTGCTTACCGCCTGGAGTTCACGGACACCTTCCCCGTGCACACCCAGGGCTTCTTCTGCTATGACAGTACCTATGCCAAGCCCTACCCAGGGCCTGAGGCTGCCAGCAGAGCACCCCCGGCCCTCATCTACGCCCTGGTCACCGCTGGGCCCACCCTCACG ATCCTGCTTGGGGAGCTGGCACGTGCCTTTTTCCCTGCACCACCGTCAGCCATCCCAGTCATTGGGGAGAGCACCATTGTGTCCGGGGCCTGCTGCCGCTTCAGCCCCCCGCTGCGGAGGCTGGTTCGCTTCCTGG GGGTCTACTCTTTCGGCCTCTTCACCACGACCATCTTCGCCAACGCAGGGCAGGTGGTGACCGGCAACCCGACGCCGCACTTCCTGTCCGTGTGCCGCCCCAACTACACGGCCCTGGGCTGCCTGCCACCCTCACCGGACCGGCCAGGGCCCGACCGTTTCGTCACTGACAAGGGTGCCTGTGCTGGCAGCCCCAGCCTTGTGGCCGCTGCGCGCCGCGCTTTTCCCTGCAAGGACGCTGCCCTTTGCGCCTACGCCGTCGCCTACACAGCG ATGTACGTGACGCTCGTGTTCCGCGTGAAGGGCTCCCGCCTGGTCAAACCCTCACTCTGCCTGGCCCTGCTGTGCCCCGCCTTCCTGGTGGGCGTGGTCCGCGTGGCTGAGTACCGCAACCACTGGTCTGACGTGCTGGCCGGCTTCCTGACAGGGGCGGCGATCGCCACCTTTCTG GTCACCTGTGTCGTGCACAACTTCCAGAGCCGGCCACGCTCTGGCCGAAGGCTCTCCCCTTGGGAGGACCTGGGCCAAACCCCCACCACGGACAGCCGCCTCGAAAAGTTAAGTGTGGCCCAG CCCCTTCCCTCTGCCTCTTTGTCTCAGGAACCCGAGGCCTGCAGGCCGCATTCGACACCGGCACGGCTCACCCCATCCA AGCCGCAGAACTGCGCCCACCGTGGCCACCTGATCCCCAGCTGCGTGTCCTCCAGGGCTCCAGCCATGTGTTCGTCACCCCGTGTGCCCCGCCCTCGGTTGAGGTCTGAGCCAACGCCCttgcctctgcccctgcccctgcccctgcccgcaCCAACCCCCAGCCAGGGCCCCTCGCCCTCCTCCCCTGGGCTTGGGGGGCTGGGCGGGGGTGGTGGCCGTGGCCGGAAGCTGCTGCTGCCCACACCCCTGCTGCGGGACCTGTACACCCTTAGTGGACTctacccctcccccttccaccGGGACAACTTCAGCCCTTACCTGTTTGCCAGCCGTGACCACCTGCTGTGA
- the PLPPR2 gene encoding phospholipid phosphatase-related protein type 2 isoform X7 produces the protein MPSPTQGLRLPAEHPRPSSTPWSPLGPPSRSCLGSWHVPFSLHHRQPSQSLGRAPLCPGPAAASAPRCGGWFASWVVTGNPTPHFLSVCRPNYTALGCLPPSPDRPGPDRFVTDKGACAGSPSLVAAARRAFPCKDAALCAYAVAYTAMYVTLVFRVKGSRLVKPSLCLALLCPAFLVGVVRVAEYRNHWSDVLAGFLTGAAIATFLVTCVVHNFQSRPRSGRRLSPWEDLGQTPTTDSRLEKLSVAQPLPSASLSQEPEACRPHSTPARLTPSKPQNCAHRGHLIPSCVSSRAPAMCSSPRVPRPRLRSEPTPLPLPLPLPLPAPTPSQGPSPSSPGLGGLGGGGGRGRKLLLPTPLLRDLYTLSGLYPSPFHRDNFSPYLFASRDHLL, from the exons ATGCCAAGCCCTACCCAGGGCCTGAGGCTGCCAGCAGAGCACCCCCGGCCCTCATCTACGCCCTGGTCACCGCTGGGCCCACCCTCACG ATCCTGCTTGGGGAGCTGGCACGTGCCTTTTTCCCTGCACCACCGTCAGCCATCCCAGTCATTGGGGAGAGCACCATTGTGTCCGGGGCCTGCTGCCGCTTCAGCCCCCCGCTGCGGAGGCTGGTTCGCTTCCTGG GTGGTGACCGGCAACCCGACGCCGCACTTCCTGTCCGTGTGCCGCCCCAACTACACGGCCCTGGGCTGCCTGCCACCCTCACCGGACCGGCCAGGGCCCGACCGTTTCGTCACTGACAAGGGTGCCTGTGCTGGCAGCCCCAGCCTTGTGGCCGCTGCGCGCCGCGCTTTTCCCTGCAAGGACGCTGCCCTTTGCGCCTACGCCGTCGCCTACACAGCG ATGTACGTGACGCTCGTGTTCCGCGTGAAGGGCTCCCGCCTGGTCAAACCCTCACTCTGCCTGGCCCTGCTGTGCCCCGCCTTCCTGGTGGGCGTGGTCCGCGTGGCTGAGTACCGCAACCACTGGTCTGACGTGCTGGCCGGCTTCCTGACAGGGGCGGCGATCGCCACCTTTCTG GTCACCTGTGTCGTGCACAACTTCCAGAGCCGGCCACGCTCTGGCCGAAGGCTCTCCCCTTGGGAGGACCTGGGCCAAACCCCCACCACGGACAGCCGCCTCGAAAAGTTAAGTGTGGCCCAG CCCCTTCCCTCTGCCTCTTTGTCTCAGGAACCCGAGGCCTGCAGGCCGCATTCGACACCGGCACGGCTCACCCCATCCA AGCCGCAGAACTGCGCCCACCGTGGCCACCTGATCCCCAGCTGCGTGTCCTCCAGGGCTCCAGCCATGTGTTCGTCACCCCGTGTGCCCCGCCCTCGGTTGAGGTCTGAGCCAACGCCCttgcctctgcccctgcccctgcccctgcccgcaCCAACCCCCAGCCAGGGCCCCTCGCCCTCCTCCCCTGGGCTTGGGGGGCTGGGCGGGGGTGGTGGCCGTGGCCGGAAGCTGCTGCTGCCCACACCCCTGCTGCGGGACCTGTACACCCTTAGTGGACTctacccctcccccttccaccGGGACAACTTCAGCCCTTACCTGTTTGCCAGCCGTGACCACCTGCTGTGA
- the PLPPR2 gene encoding phospholipid phosphatase-related protein type 2 isoform X8, translating to MTVPMPSPTQGLRLPAEHPRPSSTPWSPLGPPSRSCLGSWHVPFSLHHRQPSQSLGRAPLCPGPAAASAPRCGGWFASWVVTGNPTPHFLSVCRPNYTALGCLPPSPDRPGPDRFVTDKGACAGSPSLVAAARRAFPCKDAALCAYAVAYTAMYVTLVFRVKGSRLVKPSLCLALLCPAFLVGVVRVAEYRNHWSDVLAGFLTGAAIATFLVTCVVHNFQSRPRSGRRLSPWEDLGQTPTTDSRLEKLSVAQEPEACRPHSTPARLTPSKPQNCAHRGHLIPSCVSSRAPAMCSSPRVPRPRLRSEPTPLPLPLPLPLPAPTPSQGPSPSSPGLGGLGGGGGRGRKLLLPTPLLRDLYTLSGLYPSPFHRDNFSPYLFASRDHLL from the exons ATGACAGTACCTATGCCAAGCCCTACCCAGGGCCTGAGGCTGCCAGCAGAGCACCCCCGGCCCTCATCTACGCCCTGGTCACCGCTGGGCCCACCCTCACG ATCCTGCTTGGGGAGCTGGCACGTGCCTTTTTCCCTGCACCACCGTCAGCCATCCCAGTCATTGGGGAGAGCACCATTGTGTCCGGGGCCTGCTGCCGCTTCAGCCCCCCGCTGCGGAGGCTGGTTCGCTTCCTGG GTGGTGACCGGCAACCCGACGCCGCACTTCCTGTCCGTGTGCCGCCCCAACTACACGGCCCTGGGCTGCCTGCCACCCTCACCGGACCGGCCAGGGCCCGACCGTTTCGTCACTGACAAGGGTGCCTGTGCTGGCAGCCCCAGCCTTGTGGCCGCTGCGCGCCGCGCTTTTCCCTGCAAGGACGCTGCCCTTTGCGCCTACGCCGTCGCCTACACAGCG ATGTACGTGACGCTCGTGTTCCGCGTGAAGGGCTCCCGCCTGGTCAAACCCTCACTCTGCCTGGCCCTGCTGTGCCCCGCCTTCCTGGTGGGCGTGGTCCGCGTGGCTGAGTACCGCAACCACTGGTCTGACGTGCTGGCCGGCTTCCTGACAGGGGCGGCGATCGCCACCTTTCTG GTCACCTGTGTCGTGCACAACTTCCAGAGCCGGCCACGCTCTGGCCGAAGGCTCTCCCCTTGGGAGGACCTGGGCCAAACCCCCACCACGGACAGCCGCCTCGAAAAGTTAAGTGTGGCCCAG GAACCCGAGGCCTGCAGGCCGCATTCGACACCGGCACGGCTCACCCCATCCA AGCCGCAGAACTGCGCCCACCGTGGCCACCTGATCCCCAGCTGCGTGTCCTCCAGGGCTCCAGCCATGTGTTCGTCACCCCGTGTGCCCCGCCCTCGGTTGAGGTCTGAGCCAACGCCCttgcctctgcccctgcccctgcccctgcccgcaCCAACCCCCAGCCAGGGCCCCTCGCCCTCCTCCCCTGGGCTTGGGGGGCTGGGCGGGGGTGGTGGCCGTGGCCGGAAGCTGCTGCTGCCCACACCCCTGCTGCGGGACCTGTACACCCTTAGTGGACTctacccctcccccttccaccGGGACAACTTCAGCCCTTACCTGTTTGCCAGCCGTGACCACCTGCTGTGA
- the PLPPR2 gene encoding phospholipid phosphatase-related protein type 2 isoform X1: MGVTIPALLAARSGCPAFTMAGGRPQLKRSFSIIPCFVFVESVLLGIVVLLAYRLEFTDTFPVHTQGFFCYDSTYAKPYPGPEAASRAPPALIYALVTAGPTLTILLGELARAFFPAPPSAIPVIGESTIVSGACCRFSPPLRRLVRFLGVYSFGLFTTTIFANAGQVVTGNPTPHFLSVCRPNYTALGCLPPSPDRPGPDRFVTDKGACAGSPSLVAAARRAFPCKDAALCAYAVAYTAMYVTLVFRVKGSRLVKPSLCLALLCPAFLVGVVRVAEYRNHWSDVLAGFLTGAAIATFLVTCVVHNFQSRPRSGRRLSPWEDLGQTPTTDSRLEKLSVAQEPEACRPHSTPARLTPSKPQNCAHRGHLIPSCVSSRAPAMCSSPRVPRPRLRSEPTPLPLPLPLPLPAPTPSQGPSPSSPGLGGLGGGGGRGRKLLLPTPLLRDLYTLSGLYPSPFHRDNFSPYLFASRDHLL, from the exons ATGGGGGTGACCATCCCTGCCCTGCTGGCCGCCAGGAGTGGCT gCCCGGCCTTCACCATGGCGGGAGGGAGACCTCAGCTGAAGAGGAGTTTCTCCATCATTCCCTGCTTTGTCTTTGTGGAG TCGGTGCTGCTGGGCATCGTGGTCCTGCTTGCTTACCGCCTGGAGTTCACGGACACCTTCCCCGTGCACACCCAGGGCTTCTTCTGCTATGACAGTACCTATGCCAAGCCCTACCCAGGGCCTGAGGCTGCCAGCAGAGCACCCCCGGCCCTCATCTACGCCCTGGTCACCGCTGGGCCCACCCTCACG ATCCTGCTTGGGGAGCTGGCACGTGCCTTTTTCCCTGCACCACCGTCAGCCATCCCAGTCATTGGGGAGAGCACCATTGTGTCCGGGGCCTGCTGCCGCTTCAGCCCCCCGCTGCGGAGGCTGGTTCGCTTCCTGG GGGTCTACTCTTTCGGCCTCTTCACCACGACCATCTTCGCCAACGCAGGGCAGGTGGTGACCGGCAACCCGACGCCGCACTTCCTGTCCGTGTGCCGCCCCAACTACACGGCCCTGGGCTGCCTGCCACCCTCACCGGACCGGCCAGGGCCCGACCGTTTCGTCACTGACAAGGGTGCCTGTGCTGGCAGCCCCAGCCTTGTGGCCGCTGCGCGCCGCGCTTTTCCCTGCAAGGACGCTGCCCTTTGCGCCTACGCCGTCGCCTACACAGCG ATGTACGTGACGCTCGTGTTCCGCGTGAAGGGCTCCCGCCTGGTCAAACCCTCACTCTGCCTGGCCCTGCTGTGCCCCGCCTTCCTGGTGGGCGTGGTCCGCGTGGCTGAGTACCGCAACCACTGGTCTGACGTGCTGGCCGGCTTCCTGACAGGGGCGGCGATCGCCACCTTTCTG GTCACCTGTGTCGTGCACAACTTCCAGAGCCGGCCACGCTCTGGCCGAAGGCTCTCCCCTTGGGAGGACCTGGGCCAAACCCCCACCACGGACAGCCGCCTCGAAAAGTTAAGTGTGGCCCAG GAACCCGAGGCCTGCAGGCCGCATTCGACACCGGCACGGCTCACCCCATCCA AGCCGCAGAACTGCGCCCACCGTGGCCACCTGATCCCCAGCTGCGTGTCCTCCAGGGCTCCAGCCATGTGTTCGTCACCCCGTGTGCCCCGCCCTCGGTTGAGGTCTGAGCCAACGCCCttgcctctgcccctgcccctgcccctgcccgcaCCAACCCCCAGCCAGGGCCCCTCGCCCTCCTCCCCTGGGCTTGGGGGGCTGGGCGGGGGTGGTGGCCGTGGCCGGAAGCTGCTGCTGCCCACACCCCTGCTGCGGGACCTGTACACCCTTAGTGGACTctacccctcccccttccaccGGGACAACTTCAGCCCTTACCTGTTTGCCAGCCGTGACCACCTGCTGTGA